In Sander vitreus isolate 19-12246 chromosome 7, sanVit1, whole genome shotgun sequence, a genomic segment contains:
- the dnase1l1 gene encoding deoxyribonuclease-1-like 1 — MRSSSLLLLSFLVGVCDARGASDFRVCAFNLHHYGDSKSQNSNVMSILTKIIARCDVCLLMEVRDTKEKAVPLLIDSLNRYNTDHEYSSVASGRLGRSAGYQEQYVFVYRTDTVTVTGQYQYPDDRPGDVDAFSREPFVIRFKAPTTDIKEFVLIPQHTSPVNTTKELDALYDVLQDVRKMWKTENVMLLGDFNADCGYLAKKNKKNVRLITEKNLIWLIPENSDTTVRLSTSCTYDRIVVNGETFADAVVPSSATPFNFQIEYQLTEEQALEVSDHYPVEVLLKNSRLLKTGRMLRNVAFKVSFTGGTPLALMFVLSSLVFQMLSL; from the exons ATGAGgtcctcttccctcctcctaCTCTCCTTCCTCGTGGGTGTGTGTGACGCTCGAGGGGCGTCAGATTTTAGAGTCTGTGCCTTCAACCTCCATCACTATGGGGATTCCAAGTCCCAGAACAGCAATGTCATGTCTATTCTTACCAAG ATCATCGCTCGCTGTGATGTGTGTTTGCTTATGGAAGTGAGAGACACTAAAGAGAAAGCTGTGCCACTGCTGATTGACAGCCTCAACcg CTATAACACGGATCATGAATACTCATCTGTGGCCAGTGGGAGACTTGGCAGGTCTGCCGGATACCAGGAgcagtatgtgtttgtttacag GACTGATACAGTGACAGTCACTGGCCAGTATCAGTATCCAGACGATCGACCCGGAGATGTCGATGCTTTCTCCAGAGAGCCTTTTGTCATCCGCTTCAAAGCCCCCACGACAG ATATAAAGGAGTTTGTCCTCATACCTCAGCACACCAGTCCAGTCAACACCACTAAAGAGCTTGATGCACTGTATGACGTCTTGCAAGATGTGAGGAAGATGTGGAAAACCGAG AATGTGATGCTTCTTGGGGACTTCAACGCCGACTGCGGCTACCTCGctaagaagaacaagaagaatgTGCGTCTGATTACAGAGAAGAACCTCATTTGGCTCATTCCGGAAAATTCTGACACCACTGTGCGATTGTCCACCTCCTGCACCTATGACAG GATCGTTGTGAATGGGGAAACTTTTGCCGATGCTGTTGTGCCTTCTTCAGCCACCCCGTTTAACTTCCAAATCGAATACCAACTCACAGAGGAGCAG GCGCTGGAGGTGAGCGACCATTACCCAGTGGAGGTCCTGCTGAAGAACAGCAGGCTTCTCAAAACGGGGCGCATGCTGAGGAACGTTGCGTTCAAAGTCTCCTTTACTGGTGGCACTCCCTTGGCATTAATGTTTGTTCTCAGTTCccttgtttttcaaatgttatcattatag
- the rpl10 gene encoding large ribosomal subunit protein uL16 produces the protein MGRRPARCYRYCKNKPYPKSRFCRGVPDPKIRIFDLGRKKAKVDEFPLCGHMVSDEYEQLSSEALEAARICANKYMVKTCGKDGFHIRMRLHPFHVIRINKMLSCAGADRLQTGMRGAFGKPQGTVARVNIGQVIMSVRTKAQNKEHVVEALRRAKFKFPGRQKIHISKKYGFTKFNATDFDDMMAEKRLISDGCGVKYIPSRGPLTRWKALHAN, from the exons ATGGGCCGCCGACCAGCCCGCTG CTACCGTTACTGCAAGAACAAGCCCTACCCCAAGTCCCGCTTCTGCAGGGGTGTGCCTG ATCCCAAGATCAGGATCTTCGACTTGGGCAGGAAGAAGGCCAAGGTAGATGAGTTCCCCCTGTGTGGCCACATGGTCTCTGATGAGTACGAGCAGCTGTCTTCTGAAG CTCTGGAGGCTGCACGTATCTGCGCTAACAAGTACATGGTGAAGACCTGCGGTAAGGATGGTTTCCACATCCGCATGCGCCTGCATCCCTTCCACGTTATCCGCATCAACAAAATGTTGTCCTGCGCTGGAGCTGATAG GCTCCAGACTGGAATGCGCGGTGCTTTCGGTAAACCCCAGGGCACCGTGGCCCGTGTGAACATTGGTCAGGTGATCATGTCTGTGCGTACCAAGGCCCAGAACAAGGAGCATGTGGTGGAAGCTCTGCGCAGAGCCAAGTTCAAGTTCCCTGGACGCCAGAAG ATCCATATTTCCAAGAAGTATGGCTTCACCAAGTTCAATGCCACCGACTTTGATGACATGATGGCTGAGAAGCGCCTGATTTCAGATGGCTGCGGGGTGAAGTACATCCCCAGCAGAGGCCCCCTGACCCGCTGGAAGGCCCTGCATGCCAACTAG